Part of the Panicum virgatum strain AP13 chromosome 4N, P.virgatum_v5, whole genome shotgun sequence genome is shown below.
AGCCCAAAGGCTAGCTCCAAGACACCGGCACTCTATGCTTACAAGTGTGAACTATACCTTGATCTATGCGCAATGAAGTGACACCTTATACGCAAATTTGTCTAGCCTAGACTAGAAATAATCCCCCTTGTGCTAACTATCTTGGATGATGATTTTTACTTTGGTGGCTTGGTAGTTTTCTCAATACATAAGGTGTACCTTACTGTGGAGCAATAGGTCATATTAGCTATAGAGATAGAGGTGCACTTACTCTAGGCGGCTAGCTAGCTCAGAGGCATGGATGCGGTCAGTGATCGGCCTTCTGGCATGCGACTGCCTGCCCCTTTATGTAAATTCTACATTATTGACACCATTACTTTTCCTCCAGTCATGAATGACTTCCGTTCCATTTCAATTTTTGAATGGCCTCGGCTCTTGCTCAAACTGAACCACTCCTGAGTCATCCTGACTCCTTGCAGGAGATGTGTGTGAGAGCTGAGCGTTGGTGACTTCCCTTCTCTGTGGTGGACATAAACCCAACTGGATGGCTCATATTGAGGACCTTCCATTGCAGTATGGCGAGCCCAGACACACCACATGCAAATTCTGCCAAGTCGAGGAGCAGAAGAAGTCACGACCGACGGGTATGGTTTTGTCAGGATCGCGTCAAGACACAACTGCAGCAGAAGAAGACAAGtgaggggtggcaggtattcTTTTGTCTCGATCGTGTCTACGGCCTGATCCAGACGAAAACGAGCACATCAGCCCTCAGCTCTGGCCCTTGCAGGAGTTTTATCAATAAACAGATGTAGTCTGAGTATCGCTAAAGAATTTTATTCTGGAATTAAGAGTGGTTACTGACAGCATTAATTTCTACTTATGTATTGCAATTATCAACTCGCAATTTTCTATTCGAGTAACAGCAAGTTTAGTGTTTGTGCCACAGATTGACATGAAGTATCACCTTCTGAAAGATAGAGTCTAGGATTAAATAATTAAGATTGAGGACATTAGTACTGAATTTATATTTGCCGACCGGCTTTTGAAAGGCCTATCACCCAGTTTTTTACTGGAAGACCTCTGATTCTGGACAAAAGAGGATCATTTATGAAACCAACTCCCATAATGTATTATGTGAATCTCTGATTGATTTGGAATGTAATACTATAAGTAATGCGGTCCAGTAATTCGTTATTGATCACCATGACACATTGCTCTAGTGTGAACGAAGTTCCACTTTGGAAGGGTTTATGATGATTAACCTTAAAATGAAGGGGAGAATCTTGGATTAATCTTGAGGCTAACAATAAGTTCGAGATTTTGGTCCCCGTCACCTAGTGTGAATTATATATTGTACATTATTGACACCATTTTGCTCCAAAGTTTTGATTTTCGAATGGCTTGGGCTCTTGCTCGATCTGAACCACTCCTGAGTCGATCCTGACACCTTGCAGGAGAAGTAGTGTGTGTGAGCTAAGTGTGGGTGACCTTAATTCTCTCATCTGTGGTGGACATGGACCCAACTGGATATGATGATGGTCTTGTATTGAGGACCTTCCATTGCAGTAGCAGTACGGCAAGTCAAGACACACCGCAGGCGCGCGAATTCTGCCAAAAGGCCAGGAGCACAAGAAGGCAAGCTACGGTTTTGTCCGGATCGCTCCCCTCGCGCGGTGGCCGCCGGTCACATGCCCTCTCCTGTGGATCGGATAAGCCTAGCCTCCTTTCCAACCGCCAAGAGGCCGCGCGCGTTCCCGTGCACACACTCGCCCGCTCCCCGCCCCTATTTAAAGCCACCCGTGCTCCCGCCGTGCACCGCAACTGCAGCTGCTAGCTAGCCCGGCGCGCGCCCCCCTCTCCAGCCACCTAGCTAGCCTCGCTTGCCGGCctccccgcccgcccgcgcacGGCGCCATGGCGTCCTCCGAGCGCCACCACTCCATCGACGCGCAGCTCCGGCAGCTGGCCCCCGGCAAGGTCTCCGAGGATGACAAACTCGTCGAGTACGACGTCCTCCTCATGGAGCGCTTCCTCGACATCCTCCAGGACCTCCACGGCCCCGCCATCCGCGAATTCGTAAGCACCGATTGATCGATCGACGCTCGATCACCTTTGCTTCCGATCGATCCagttcgccggccggccgcctgaTCGATCGAGTTCGCATTGCCTGCAGGTCCAGGACTGCTACGAGCTGTCGGCGGAGTACGAGGGCGACCGCAACGCCGCGCGCCTCAAGGAGCTCGGGTCCAGGCTCGCCGCGCTGGCCCCCGCCGACGCCATCCTCGTCGCGGGCTCCATCCAGCACATGCTCAACCTCGCCAACCTCGCCGAGGAGCTGCAGATCGCCAACCGCCGCCGGAACAAGCTCAAGAGCGGGGACTTCGCCGACGAGGGCTCCGCCACCACCGAGTCCAACATCGACGAGACCATCAAGCGCCTCGTCGACCTCGGCAAGTCCAAGGAGGAGGTGTTCGAGGCGCTCAAGAACCAGTCCGTCGACCTCGTCCTCACCGCGCACCCCACGCAGTCCGTCCGGAGGTCGCTCCTCCAGAAGCACGCCAGGTACGTATCACTCTCCTCATTTTCCCTTCGATTTCGTTCGGCATTACACAACTGAAATGCGTCTTCCGTCTTGTGCTTGCACGCAGGATCCGGAACTGCATCAATCAGCTGAATGCCAAGGACGTCACGGAGGACGAAAAGAAGGAGCTCGACGAGGCTCTTTCCAGGGAGGTACGTGCATTTGACACTAGTGAATATGAAAATACCATTAGTATAATTATTTTCTAGTTATaaatgaaaacaaagatagtCCAAATAAAATTTTCAGTAGCCGGTATACTGAACTTTTCAGTAGTATATAGTTAATCTAAACCTTAGGATGTTTCTATACTAGTCCTTTTCATACACTAGTATAGACCAATATTGTGTATCATAAAATACCTCTGTCTGAGGTCTTTGCTAAGTTGCATCAGACTAGTTACCTGTCAGACAGGGTATTCTGACATTATTTCCCCCATGTGAGGCGGAAGAGTGGAGAGTGGAGACCCGTCTCTTTTGGTCGTTACATTCTTCTTTTAATTTGATAGAGATAGAACACAATACGTGGACTGGTAAGTTAAAGACATTGTGAATGACACGTGTAATTTATTAGTGGGCTAGAAAATCCTTCAATATACGTGTATGGTATATATTAATGGTAGGGTTCAAGTTCATTTAGACCTTCGGTTCTGTGCTAATGAAACAATACAGGCTGTTTGTTTGTATGAGGTGTGTGTGGCTGACAAGCCTAGAAGACGTGCTCTCTAACTAAAAATTTAAGACAAGTCAGAATTTTTACTCCTTAAATAATTGTTGCAAGCAGCTAAAGATAAGTCAGAATTTTCCACTCCATTAATTTGTTATAATAATTACAAATTCAAAGCAGCCTTTGTTATCAGATCCCAAATACCTTTTTTAGGGCTATCTACTATTAGATCAAAAATACTGTGCAGAACGGAGGCCATGTATGTtatgtagaaaaataaaaaaaatacttagCTTAGTGCTGAATTTGATATGTATGTTGGTTCTTCACGTACGTACAGATCCAAGCAGCCTTCAGAACTGATGAGATCCGGAGAGCACAGCCGACCCCACAGGACGAAATGCGTTACGGGATGAGCTACATCCACGAAACCATCTGGAAGGGTGTTCCCAAGTTTCTGCGTCGTCTGGACACTGCTCTGAAGAACATCGGGATCGACGAGCGTCTCCCCTACAATGTTCCTCTCATCCAGTTTTGTTCTTGGATGGGTGGCGACCGTGATGGTACGTACGATCCATCCCCAGTTTCGGTTTTCAGATTATTGCTTATGAGTAAGTATGTATTAATTAGTGGTGATTTTTTGGTTTGCGTAGGAAACCCAAGAGTTACGCCTGAGGTGACAAGGGATGTATGCTACCTGTCACGGATGATGGCTGCAAACTTGTACTTCTATGGGCTAGAAGAACTCATGTTTGAGGTACGGTAAATGCATATTAGTATTTGGACTGAACGCTGCCTGTCTGCCTatggctggtgctaatttggtgtgagaggaaaataatGCTGGCTGGTTGACTGACAAGTCAAGTGAACATACACAGCTCACTGATACATGAATTTATTTCCAGCTCTCTATGTGGCGCTGCAACGACGAACTCCGTGCTCGCGCGCAAGAAATACACAGTGCTCCGAAGAAAGCTGCCAAGCACTACATAGGTGACAAAACATTATTATATATATTTCCACTAGCCAGTCAGCCTTATACTTTTCAGATTTGAAATACGTGCTGAAGAGAATTCATATGTATATCCGCAGAATTCTGGAAGCAAATTCCTCTAAGTGAGCCGTATCGCGTGGTGCTTGGTGACGTGAGGGACAAACTGTACAACACCCGCGAGCGTGCGCGCCAACTGCTGACCAATGAGTTTTCTGACATTCCGGAGGAATTGACCTTTAGCAATGTTCAGCAGGTAATGTAATGCAATGTAATTAGAGAATGTTCATAAACAAATTGATCTCATCATTTATTGGCTAATACTAGTCACTGTACTCACTGTCTGATACAAACTTCAGTTCCTGGAGCCCCTTGAGCTGTGCTACAAATCACTGTGCGAGAGCGGCGACAAGACGATCGCCGACGGGAGGCTGCTGGACTTCCTCCGGCAGGTCTCCGCCTTCGGGCTCTCCCTCGTGAAGCTGGACATCCGGCAGGAGTCGGAGCGGCACACCGACGTGATCGACGCCATCACCACGCACATCGGCATCGGCTCCTACCGCTCCTGGCCCGAGGAGAAGCGCCAGGAGTGGCTGCTGTCCGAGCTGCAAGGCAAGCGCCCGCTGCTCGCCCCGGACATGCCCCAGACCGAGGAGATCGCCGACGTGCTCGGCTGCTTCCGCGTCCTCGCCGAGCTGCCCCGCGACAGCTTCGGCCCCTACATCATCTCCATGGCCACCGCGCCGTCGGACGtgctcgccgtcgagctcctgcAGCGCGAGTGCCACATACGCGACCCGCTGCCCGTGGTGCCGCTCTTCGAGAGGCTCGCCGACCTGCAGAACGGGCCCGCGTCCATGGAGCGCCTCTTCTCCGCGGACTGGTACCTGAAGCGGATCAACGGCAAGCAGCAGGTCATGATCGGCTACTCCGACTCCGGCAAGGACGCCGGCCGCCTGTCCGCGGCGTGGCAGCTGTACAGGGCGCAGGAGGAGCTCGCGCAGGTGGCCAAGAAATACAACGTCAAGCTGACCATGTtccacggccgcggcggcaccGTCGGCAGGGGTGGCGGCCCGTCGCACCTCGCCATCCTGTCGCAGCCGCCGGACACCATCAACGGGTCCATCCGGGTGACGATCCAGGGCGAGGTCATCGAGCACTCCTTCGGCGAGGAGCACCTCTGCTTCCGGACGCTGGAGCGGTTCACGGCGGCGACGCTGGAGCACGGCATGCACCCGCCGGTGTCCCCCAAGCCCGAGTGGCGCAAGCTCATGGACGAGATGGCCGTCGTGGCCACGGACGAGTACCGCTCCATCGTCGTCAGGGAGCCGCGCTTCGTCGAGTACTTCCGATCGGTAAGCTACTAAGCTATATCCATCATTGATCATTAATCCATCCATGGATCGGTCCATCATCTAATAAAAATTCCTCCTCGATCGTACGTTCCAGGCCACGCCTGAGACGGAGTACGGCAAGATGAACATCGGCAGCCGGCCGGCGAAGAGGAAGCCCCAGGGCGGCATCACGTCGCTCCGCGCGATCCCCTGGATCTTCTCGTGGACGCAGACGAGGTTCCACCTCCCCGTGTggctcggcgtcggcgccgcgTTCCAGTCCGCCATTAAGAAGGACAGCAAGAACATCCAGAAGCTCAAGGAGATGTACAAGGAGTGGCCCTTCTTCAGGGTCACCATTGACCTGCTGGAAATGGTCTTCGCCAAGGGGGACCCCAGCATCGCCGCCTTGTACGACGAGCTGCTTGTCGCCGACGAGCTCAAGCCCTTGGGGGAGCAGCTGAGGAACAAGTACCTGGAGACGCAGCAGCTTCTCCTGCAGGTActgaaacaaaaaagaaagactctgaaaatttcacagCATTTTCATATGAAGCTTGATGCACGGTGATGATTCAATGAGCTCCTGATTACTTACTGCTACTCATGATCTGTGATGTATTCAGATCGCTGGGCACAAGGAAATCCTCGAGGGCGATCCCTACCTCAAGCAGGGGCTGCGGCTGCGCAACCCCTACATCACGACGCTGAACGTGTTCCAGGCCTACACCCTGAAGCTGATGAGGGACCCGAGCTTCAAGGTCGAGAAGCAGCCGCCAATGTCCAAGGAGTTCTCCGACGAGAAGAAGCCCGCCGGGCTGGTGGAGCTCAACCCTGCCAGCGAGTACCCGCCGGGGCTGGAGGACACGCTCATCCTCACCATGAAGGGTATCGCCGCCGGCATGCAGAACACCGGCTAGGAGGCCACCGGCTGCCCTGCTCCTCTGCGCTCCGCTCCTCAACTGCAGAGTACTGCTGCTCATCAAGGCACCAGCGTGTCGATGCGCATGTATCCTTTTCAATTCACGCTTGATGTACGTGTCGGCTGTGTCAAACCTGTGTCCGTGTCTGGTTTCGTTTGTCTGAGCTGGAGCTCGGCTTGTTTGCTCACCGAGCCCAGCGCGTCCTGTATGGTTGAGCCAGAGGCGTAGTCCACGCCGTGGCGCGTCGCGTCGGCGCGCGGCATGATCTAGCGTGCGGGATGGCGCACGCGGAGAGCGGATCATGGCGCGCGCGTGCAGGGACGGCGAGACCGAGCTCTGCCTTTCCTTTTTCAcactcggtttgtaataatcGATACATATATGAATAAATAAAGGGGTCAATACAGAAAAAAAAACGCCGCACGTTACGCGcgcggcaaaaaaaaaaactcctcaGTGTTCATCAATTTCCTTTTTTTGTTCTTGAGATCCTGAGCCGCCTACTGGTCTTGGCCGGCTGACATGCATGATGTACAACCTCTTCTTGGCTGCTCAAGCGTTTTTCATCACTGATCTGCAACATTGTTCACTTCCTGCTTGTGCACTTATCATCACTGAATATGCCATAGATGTAGGATGAACCAGTTCATTTTTCATTCAAAATAGGCTGAGCCAACCAGGGGCGGAGCGCCTGTTATGGCGCACTATGGCGGGCGCCATACCTAAAATCTgagctcaatttttttttcctccctccGCGTTGCATTTCGAGCGCTAGGGCGCGGATCTTGTCTGGGAAGAGAGTAAAGAACGGAGACAACCTGTGGTTATCCCACGGGTCAAGGAGGCAACAGCCGTCGTAGTACAGGGTCGTCGCCGAGCAGAGAAGGGGGAGGACTGGAGGGGCCCGCTGCGCCCACGGGTAGAGGAGAAAGCTTGACCGCGGAGACGCTCGGTGAGGCAATGGTGAGGAGGTGGAGATGAAGAACGTCGGCGTGGAGGAGGCTCGTCGATCTGGGTGAGGCCGCGAGGACGACAACCAGCTAACTTTATTTAAGGCATGGTGCGCATGAGATCTCTTGTGTTGCCCCGTTGGAGataagagaggagagagagagccagtaaaaaaaaggatCCTGCTTTGTTGTGACCGCACAGTCCTTGGCTCCTTGGGTGCTGTGTGTGTGGACGTAAAAGATTTCACAGCGGCATTGGATAGTTTGGTCAAGGTCCTTGACCTCCCGCCACGGTCTTCTCACTTCACGCAGTTGGGCCAGTTTCCAGGGGCGAAGCGTCTGTTATGACGCACTATGCCACGCGCTATATCTAAAATCtaagctcaaaaaaaaaattctccccCCGCGTTGCATTCCGCCCGCCGCCCGTCCGGtagccgcctccgcgccgccgccagccgccccgcctccgcctccgccataCCTCAAATTTCATCCGTCCTCCGCCACTGGAGCCAACATTTACATCTATCATAAGTTGGTGCACTAGCAGACCAAGTCAAACTGCTGTGTACATTATTAGGACAAACAACGCCCCCGAAAGAGTGTGCAAGCTTGTTTTCCTACAAAGAGTATGTGCTTGCTTGCTTTCACGACAGGAGGTTTTGGcttttctcttctcttcaaTTCGTTCCGCCTAAACTAATCCAGACCAATCTTCCGCACAATGGCAGCGCTCAAATAGCTGGAGCTGCCGGGTTCTTGACAACCTCCTGGCAGTCCCGAAGCCATGCATATTATGAACCTAAAACCTACAAGGAGAGGGCTCTCCATATAAACATATCTTGAGAGGTCTTCTTTTACTTTCTTAAGCATATAATCAGTGGCAGAGCCAGGAATTCGTGGCTGGATATgccatatatataaaaaaagaagcaAATACGTGAAAAATGTCAAAGCAAATTCACAATATAATCGATGATAAGTTATAATGGCCGTAACAAATCCGTAACAGTAACCAAACTGCAAGTTCTAAATATGAATGTTAAATAATATTACAAAACAGTGGTATGAGGAGAGGATGCGAGCGATGGCTGATAGGGGTGAGGACGTGAGATGCTAGTCCTACCCGCCGGTCGCCGGAGTGGGGAGCCACCGTCCTGTTGAGCGCCAACCACCGACTGGAAAGGACATGGGATGTTAGACCGCTAGGGGTGGACgtgtcggtgtttagccgccaagcctgctcagagatacccttagcagtaggactGTAGTCAAGGGTTCGACTAACTCTAGGACTTGGTGGTGCaaagaacacaaggatttagacaggttcgggccgcgaggtgtgtaataccctacgtcatgtgcgGTTGTTTGTATTTCCTTAGATGTTGTATGAGGTTGTCTctcttttgagggggtccctgcccgcccttatatattctgGGGgtcagggttacatggaaattcCTAGCCGAGTATCGTTGGATTCCTACTACAACCAGaccgggtagtttccttgtactatAGCTAGACCTATACCTATTCGGGAAGTtccaaaagaggtaaggtacatccatgtgctatcccttactctagaatattctatgcctacgAGTAGTTTCACTGCCACGGGTCTGACAGGACGCAACTCGCAGAGCAGGACATGAGCGGTACTCAGCATCGACGGGATCACGAGACGGACGAAATTTTTGTATTTCTAGGCTTTGTTGTATTGAGCCTATGAGCCATATTTGACATCATAAATTTGTATATACTTATTAATATTTCCTCCCAAATTTTGGGTATGCCAAGGAATACAGGGCATACCCTACTCATGCATATAGCACAAAGTAACTCTTACAAATGAGGAAGTAACAAATCGATTTCTTActttcttctcttctcctcCGACGAGCATTTCTTCCCCGGTGACGAGTCCGACAAGCTCCCCTTTAGGTTAGGGGGTTGAGGTTGGGGTGAGGGTTTCGGGGTTTTGGGTTGGGGATGTTTGGTTGCCGGATCTAAAGGGGTGGCCAGGTTTGCCGCAGGACCAGTGGTGGTGCTACATTGCGGGCGGTGACGCTGGCAGCGATGGCGCTGCCGGGTGGGTGAAGGAGGATGGCGATTGGAGATGCTGGCAGCAGGGGGCATCAGATGGAGGGAGAGGGGTGGGCTAGGATAGAGTTGTCCTTGCCGATATCGGGGGCAATGCCGGTGAGGTGGGGGCTAGAGTCTAGCGGCGAGGTGGGGGCACTCGTGCAGATTTAGGTGgatgggaggggagggggaaagAGAGGGTGGTCCTAGCCGGCGCTGAGGGGAGGGAAGCGGAGGGTGGGGCAACACTGGTCGCTAGAGGTGGTTGCAGGTTAGGGCTGTGTTCGCTAGCTGCATATCACGAGGAAGATGAAGAGCTGGCGGCACAACAAAATACATACCCTAGGGTGGTCTGCAGTATGGGAAAGGATATGTTGCTCTGGCCTTGTGTGATCACATGGGTTGGCCCATCAGATCTCCAACGACAGGTCGTTCGTGTAGATGCCTCCAAAACCGAATAAGCTACATGGAGAGGGCTCTCGAGTTATGATATATCAAGAGCCCTATTTGTTACTTCTATGAATCATTGGGGAAATAGCTTCACAAAGTAACAAACATTGAAAAGTAGGAAGAAAAAGGCTCCAACGATGGGCGGTGCTTCGACAACGCTAGGGTTCGGGATCTGGGGGTCCGAGGGTCAATTGTATGCTCCAAGGTCTAGAGGTTCAGAGGAGGCGGACGGCCCAGCAGTGGTGGTGGATGGTGAGGCAAGGCGGCAATGGTGCCTCTGGCTAGGGCGGCGAAGGACATCCGATGGGTGCTGGCGAGATGGGGATGTTcgccgaagatgaagaagataTGGACGTGAAGGAGGATAGTGAAGGGAAGGAGAGGGGTGGGAGGATGGCCCTCCTCACCGGTGTCGGAGACGATGCCGGTGAGGGGGAGATCAGAGGTGGGGGTGGAGCGAGCAGATGGGCTGAGGGTTGATGGCTTGGAGGTGGGGAAAGGGACGGGAGGAAGGGCTGCCCTCGCTGGCATTAAAGATGACGTCTGACACTGTTGGGGTGAGCGGCAGGACAATGTGGCGAAGAAGATGGAGCGGATGGAGCCAgatgattttcttttctttttttttaccacgGGCAACTagatgaggtgcagggagagCCCCAGCCCCCTAAATGGGTAAAAAAAAAGTCAATATGACCATCTTAAATTGAAATATACAGTAGGGTCAGATGCACGACATCATATCAACATGATATATGGAGGACACTATCGGTGTTTACTGCCAAACCTGCTCAAGGATACCCTTATCAGTAGTGTTGTAGATAAGGATcaactgctctggaactcgattgtgcaaggaacacaaagatttagacaggttcgggccgcgagttgcataataccctatatcatgtgtggttgtttgtattgccttaggtgttgatgtgtttcgaggggggtccctgcccgcccttatatatccaggaGGACAAGGTCGCATGGagagtcctagccgagtacagtggGAATCCTACTACAACAATCGGGCAGTTTCCTTGTATAGcggctagttctacacctattcgggtagttacaagagaggtaaggtatatccataagctatcccttactttagaacattctatgcctataagcagtcccgctgccccaggtctgacaagcccccgagctcttcgtagccgagtcctgcaggcgtcgagtacttggcgtggcgtcttcgagtacttcaagtagtcagaacgtccttctggttgctttcTGAGTCTTTCTTCAGAtatgtcgagtagtcctccaagtacttccggttgcttTGAGGCTGAGGTTCTCAAGCCCCGatatcatatatggtgcgcgaagtattcgcgctccatatggagtagcccccgagccttagcttgaatcgtagaatcaggctgagagtcacttcagtctttttctttctttattttccaaaaaaattgaaaaataaatctctgatgcacatatcccgcagtccctgagccttaaatcaaaatcttgCATCTTGCGGGTAGCCCCCGggcaaagatttggaattaaggatctaagacgtggcatcagagTTTATTCCTAAAAATATCTGTAGGTTTAATCAAATCTGATATCCGAAAATATCACTTTTTCGGGTaatatcccagaaaaatgatacgatTGGATATGCCACACAGATTGCACCCGTAATATCCTCAAAAATAAAATCCGGGATACTTATCTATATATTGTACGCTCACATGGGAATTCACTGTGTGGAGAATCTATACTATTATACATGTGATTGCCGCCACTATAGCatcacgggttgtcctccagtGAAACCCCACGTGGTTATAAAAGGTGGATGAGAGgatttgccagaagcaccatcAGTCTAAAGCCATGGCTTGcacttggtgttcttgctctcgacCTCCTGAAATTTTTGTaatgcttttcagcaaaagatgctagaagaggacttgcgagtgacaagagaagtccctgctacctcatcctgcaatCCTGCTTCTCTCAGCGGATCCATActagacatcatgtccttgcatatacCAATGAGGCAAGTTCTCGGAGGACGAGTGGCATCTAGTTGTGTCATACTCTTGGGGTTCCCAGAttgtgggtgcccaagaactgccaTCTCTGGTGAGGAGaattaatcttgtcacaacgtattcagggagaaggagaaattactttgcaagatgctacaacagATTTTGCGaggcgattactgtaatctgcctccttactcttgaaacttttctcccagaatacgagtgTCATTATTCCCTaagtgggaataacaagtttgtactttgttacagcctcgggccgatctagctgcagcaggcctcGCCTAGGAGATCCAGGAGGTGTGCTTGCATGTCCGAGTCATTGTAAACTTTTAGAAAAAAGTACTCGAgctgtaatatcgagtagttttacTAGTTTGAGTACTTTCTTCTttattggaatgtaatcccaaaAGAAGAAAACttatgtcgagtagttgtcaaGAGATGcaaatgttttctttttccggaatgtaatctcagaaaaagaaATGTTTCAAAAATCATGTTTTTAACGTAAAAGGTAACTGACTCTTAACCTTCTGGGTATTTACCGTTTTGCCACCGCTGCTATAAAGTAGAACGGTAAACTAGGTTTTatcccaccggccgccattcttCCTCTCTTACTGTTTAGGTCTGTTTCCTGCGCTCCTTAGAGCTTCCAGATCTAAACCGCCTCCTTGCTCTCTCTTGGTCCCAAATCCTTGATTAGGGCTTAGCCATTGCAAGCGCGTGAAGCATTCTGTGAACTTCCGAATGGCCCCCAAGAagtcaagcaagagcaagggtGTGGCTGCAGAGCCGACCCGCAAGGAAGTGCTCTGACTCTGACCTGGAGCGACTTGTTTCTAATGGTCTTTTACCAACAAAGTCAGTAATCCCATGGCGTACTGCCTCGGGTGAAGGtcgtccgtatgaaaatacgggcgaAATTGTTGCTTTTGCCCATTATTTTGAACGGGGATTGGGGCTCCCTTGTTCGGCATTCTTTTCTGGGCTCTTGTCATATTACAGGATCCAACTTCACCATCTGACCCCAAATTCGTTTATTC
Proteins encoded:
- the LOC120670681 gene encoding phosphoenolpyruvate carboxylase 1-like isoform X2, coding for MASSERHHSIDAQLRQLAPGKVSEDDKLVEYDVLLMERFLDILQDLHGPAIREFVQDCYELSAEYEGDRNAARLKELGSRLAALAPADAILVAGSIQHMLNLANLAEELQIANRRRNKLKSGDFADEGSATTESNIDETIKRLVDLGKSKEEVFEALKNQSVDLVLTAHPTQSVRRSLLQKHARIRNCINQLNAKDVTEDEKKELDEALSREIQAAFRTDEIRRAQPTPQDEMRYGMSYIHETIWKGVPKFLRRLDTALKNIGIDERLPYNVPLIQFCSWMGGDRDGNPRVTPEVTRDVCYLSRMMAANLYFYGLEELMFELSMWRCNDELRARAQEIHSAPKKAAKHYIEFWKQIPLSEPYRVVLGDVRDKLYNTRERARQLLTNEFSDIPEELTFSNVQQFLEPLELCYKSLCESGDKTIADGRLLDFLRQVSAFGLSLVKLDIRQESERHTDVIDAITTHIGIGSYRSWPEEKRQEWLLSELQGKRPLLAPDMPQTEEIADVLGCFRVLAELPRDSFGPYIISMATAPSDVLAVELLQRECHIRDPLPVVPLFERLADLQNGPASMERLFSADWYLKRINGKQQVMIGYSDSGKDAGRLSAAWQLYRAQEELAQVAKKYNVKLTMFHGRGGTVGRGGGPSHLAILSQPPDTINGSIRVTIQGEVIEHSFGEEHLCFRTLERFTAATLEHGMHPPVSPKPEWRKLMDEMAVVATDEYRSIVVREPRFVEYFRSATPETEYGKMNIGSRPAKRKPQGGITSLRAIPWIFSWTQTRFHLPVWLGVGAAFQSAIKKDSKNIQKLKEMYKEWPFFRVTIDLLEMVFAKGDPSIAALYDELLVADELKPLGEQLRNKYLETQQLLLQIAGHKEILEGDPYLKQGLRLRNPYITTLNVFQAYTLKLMRDPSFKVEKQPPMSKEFSDEKKPAGLVELNPASEYPPGLEDTLILTMKGIAAGMQNTG
- the LOC120670681 gene encoding phosphoenolpyruvate carboxylase 1-like isoform X1; this translates as MASSERHHSIDAQLRQLAPGKVSEDDKLVEYDVLLMERFLDILQDLHGPAIREFVQDCYELSAEYEGDRNAARLKELGSRLAALAPADAILVAGSIQHMLNLANLAEELQIANRRRNKLKSGDFADEGSATTESNIDETIKRLVDLGKSKEEVFEALKNQSVDLVLTAHPTQSVRRSLLQKHARIRNCINQLNAKDVTEDEKKELDEALSREIQAAFRTDEIRRAQPTPQDEMRYGMSYIHETIWKGVPKFLRRLDTALKNIGIDERLPYNVPLIQFCSWMGGDRDGTYDPSPVSVFRLLLMSKYVLISGDFLVCVGNPRVTPEVTRDVCYLSRMMAANLYFYGLEELMFELSMWRCNDELRARAQEIHSAPKKAAKHYIEFWKQIPLSEPYRVVLGDVRDKLYNTRERARQLLTNEFSDIPEELTFSNVQQFLEPLELCYKSLCESGDKTIADGRLLDFLRQVSAFGLSLVKLDIRQESERHTDVIDAITTHIGIGSYRSWPEEKRQEWLLSELQGKRPLLAPDMPQTEEIADVLGCFRVLAELPRDSFGPYIISMATAPSDVLAVELLQRECHIRDPLPVVPLFERLADLQNGPASMERLFSADWYLKRINGKQQVMIGYSDSGKDAGRLSAAWQLYRAQEELAQVAKKYNVKLTMFHGRGGTVGRGGGPSHLAILSQPPDTINGSIRVTIQGEVIEHSFGEEHLCFRTLERFTAATLEHGMHPPVSPKPEWRKLMDEMAVVATDEYRSIVVREPRFVEYFRSATPETEYGKMNIGSRPAKRKPQGGITSLRAIPWIFSWTQTRFHLPVWLGVGAAFQSAIKKDSKNIQKLKEMYKEWPFFRVTIDLLEMVFAKGDPSIAALYDELLVADELKPLGEQLRNKYLETQQLLLQIAGHKEILEGDPYLKQGLRLRNPYITTLNVFQAYTLKLMRDPSFKVEKQPPMSKEFSDEKKPAGLVELNPASEYPPGLEDTLILTMKGIAAGMQNTG